The proteins below are encoded in one region of Candidatus Bathyarchaeota archaeon A05DMB-5:
- a CDS encoding CBS domain-containing protein translates to MPTNKNKLIAFNDLERLIIEPEFCTLCGACEAACPIHAIKVDENKPNRLYDCSEHLDTCPICYDICPHTDALLYETLRFVVDAPFRRESLGYYRKILLAHATNPTIREATKSGGVINALLNFAINQKIIDSAIVSKVSPRLSIKVKPSVSLVPDDTLSVVDSKVVPSAVAEAFGRAVFEHGRFHIAFVGVPCHVLALRKLEAWQHKLIGSLEITIGLFCLWTFSLGRLLEYLLQEHNIAASEIQNVDLIEDKYVVTTENHTIRIPLSEVKPHIMNRCKTCTDFTSELADLSVGGAAPLKDWSIIIVRTKKGEEFLKLAVEKGIITTKEIETEPETLAHLINLSTHKRKNAMQETKTMKKKGLPIPSATEFSIKPTAIEINMLQEMKVEQIMTKNVVTLTPAMTVNELFDKIAEHHHIGFPIINESNKLAGIVTLQDAMKVAKQKRNNVSLGEICTKNLITAFPEDSLAEAFEKMNKHNIGRLLVVDKNNTHLLLGIVTRSDVMHALRTRV, encoded by the coding sequence ATGCCAACAAATAAGAATAAACTCATAGCTTTCAATGACTTAGAACGGCTGATAATAGAACCGGAGTTCTGCACCCTATGCGGTGCATGTGAAGCTGCATGTCCAATTCATGCGATAAAAGTGGATGAAAACAAACCAAACAGACTTTATGATTGCTCTGAACACTTGGATACTTGTCCAATCTGTTATGATATATGCCCACACACCGACGCACTTTTATACGAAACGTTAAGATTCGTTGTAGATGCGCCTTTCAGAAGAGAAAGCCTAGGCTATTATAGGAAAATTCTACTTGCACACGCTACCAATCCAACAATAAGAGAAGCCACAAAAAGCGGCGGCGTCATAAACGCCTTACTTAACTTTGCAATTAATCAAAAAATAATTGACAGCGCTATAGTTTCAAAAGTATCTCCCAGGCTAAGCATAAAAGTTAAGCCTTCAGTAAGCCTCGTGCCAGATGACACACTTTCTGTCGTAGACTCAAAAGTTGTACCCAGCGCGGTGGCAGAGGCTTTCGGTCGTGCAGTTTTTGAGCACGGCAGATTCCACATTGCTTTTGTTGGCGTTCCATGCCATGTTCTCGCGCTTCGAAAACTTGAAGCTTGGCAACATAAACTCATTGGCAGTTTAGAAATAACCATAGGGCTTTTTTGCCTCTGGACCTTTTCGCTAGGTCGACTGTTAGAGTATCTTCTGCAAGAACATAACATTGCAGCTAGCGAAATTCAAAATGTTGATTTGATAGAAGACAAATATGTAGTAACGACAGAGAACCATACAATTCGAATTCCACTGTCAGAAGTCAAACCTCATATCATGAACCGCTGTAAAACATGCACAGACTTTACCTCTGAGCTTGCAGACTTAAGTGTTGGCGGAGCAGCACCATTGAAAGACTGGTCTATAATAATTGTCAGAACTAAAAAAGGCGAAGAATTCTTAAAATTAGCTGTCGAAAAAGGCATCATAACAACAAAGGAAATAGAAACCGAACCAGAAACATTAGCACACTTAATCAATTTATCCACTCATAAAAGAAAAAATGCCATGCAAGAAACTAAAACTATGAAGAAGAAGGGGCTTCCGATCCCTTCAGCCACAGAATTTTCCATAAAACCCACAGCCATCGAAATCAACATGCTTCAAGAAATGAAAGTAGAACAAATAATGACAAAAAATGTCGTGACACTGACACCAGCTATGACGGTTAACGAACTTTTCGACAAAATAGCTGAACACCACCACATCGGCTTTCCAATAATAAACGAATCCAATAAACTCGCTGGAATTGTCACTTTGCAAGATGCTATGAAAGTTGCTAAACAAAAGCGAAACAATGTTTCTCTTGGAGAAATTTGCACAAAAAATTTGATCACAGCTTTTCCAGAAGACTCCCTTGCGGAAGCTTTTGAAAAAATGAATAAACACAACATCGGACGGTTACTTGTTGTTGATAAAAATAACACGCACTTATTGCTTGGAATCGTAACAAGAAGCGACGTTATGCACGCCTTAAGAACAAGAGTTTAG
- a CDS encoding AAA family ATPase: MASIREIPTTPTTRFERIGAHTHIKGLGLDENLQAIKVKDGMVGQEKAREAAGLVVKMIKEGKLSGKSIIIAGPPGTGKTAIAVAISRELGANVPFIQMSGSEVYSSERKKTEILIEAIRKCIGIEIHEMRKVYEGELTTVDIKTAPHPYNPYQKIPESVRLTLRTTEEEKSIEAGAQIAQQIIQEGITEGNVIQIDAETGRVANLGLSMESTKGKTYDVDTTRKIPRPNGKVLKEKEFVYMLTLADLDELNARQRQGGFFSLFFGGSESKEIDTEIRMAVDQQVKEWVDNGKAYIHPGVLFIDDSHLLDLEAFSFLGRAMESELVPIIILATNRGIARIRGTDIKSPLGFPVDLIDRSVIIATQPYDTESVKEILRIRSGEEKIKLDKNALEKLAEVGAKSSLRYAVQLLSLAAQNAKTAKKDKVTVEDVQRVDDLFMDMTEAAEYLRKYEEKMMIH, encoded by the coding sequence ATGGCTTCAATAAGAGAAATTCCTACAACACCCACAACACGATTTGAACGCATAGGTGCTCACACACACATCAAAGGCTTAGGATTAGACGAAAACCTACAAGCAATCAAAGTAAAAGACGGCATGGTCGGACAGGAAAAAGCACGAGAAGCCGCAGGACTAGTCGTAAAAATGATAAAAGAAGGCAAACTCAGCGGAAAATCCATAATCATCGCAGGACCGCCAGGCACAGGAAAAACAGCCATAGCAGTCGCCATATCACGCGAACTAGGCGCTAACGTGCCATTCATCCAAATGAGTGGAAGCGAAGTCTACAGCAGCGAACGCAAAAAAACCGAAATCCTCATCGAAGCCATCCGCAAATGCATAGGCATAGAAATCCACGAAATGCGCAAGGTCTACGAAGGCGAACTCACAACCGTAGATATAAAAACCGCTCCACATCCATACAACCCATACCAAAAAATTCCAGAAAGTGTACGTCTAACATTACGCACGACAGAAGAAGAAAAATCTATCGAAGCCGGCGCCCAAATCGCTCAACAAATAATTCAAGAAGGCATAACAGAAGGCAATGTCATCCAAATAGATGCTGAAACAGGGCGAGTAGCCAATCTAGGATTAAGCATGGAAAGCACAAAAGGAAAAACCTATGACGTAGACACAACACGCAAGATTCCACGTCCCAACGGCAAAGTCCTAAAAGAAAAAGAATTCGTTTACATGCTGACATTAGCAGATTTAGACGAACTAAACGCCAGACAACGCCAAGGCGGATTCTTCTCGCTGTTCTTCGGCGGCTCGGAATCAAAAGAAATCGACACTGAAATCCGCATGGCAGTAGACCAGCAAGTCAAAGAATGGGTAGACAACGGCAAAGCCTACATCCACCCAGGCGTACTCTTCATCGACGACTCTCACTTGCTAGATTTAGAAGCCTTCAGCTTTCTCGGAAGAGCCATGGAAAGCGAACTCGTCCCAATCATAATACTCGCAACAAACCGCGGCATAGCCAGAATTCGCGGAACAGACATAAAAAGCCCACTAGGATTCCCTGTAGACCTAATAGACCGCTCAGTCATAATCGCAACTCAACCCTACGACACAGAAAGCGTAAAAGAAATACTTCGCATACGCTCTGGGGAAGAAAAAATCAAACTTGACAAAAACGCGCTAGAAAAACTCGCAGAAGTCGGAGCCAAAAGCTCACTACGCTATGCAGTCCAACTCCTAAGCTTAGCCGCACAAAATGCCAAAACAGCCAAAAAAGACAAAGTCACAGTTGAAGATGTGCAACGCGTAGACGACCTCTTCATGGACATGACAGAAGCCGCAGAATACCTAAGAAAATACGAGGAAAAAATGATGATACATTAA
- a CDS encoding tRNA (pseudouridine(54)-N(1))-methyltransferase TrmY, producing the protein MREFILYSRLGRTDSNWTNLHSAGRLDIVYECIIASLFLSHAIRKDTLFHAILNGPPNPPQHLKIDGLTLHDVRTDQQTWTQILKKVLSGKPHPGTSLTKASFETLLKTKATQAQIYVLEEGGRPIDETEINDNPVFVLGDHVGLPKRVEGFALRYGEKISLGKTPYLAASCITIINYILDKKQK; encoded by the coding sequence TTGCGAGAATTCATCTTATACTCCCGTTTAGGCAGGACAGACTCAAACTGGACAAACCTGCACAGCGCTGGACGTTTAGACATAGTTTACGAATGCATAATCGCTTCTCTTTTTCTTTCTCACGCTATCCGCAAAGACACGCTCTTCCACGCTATATTAAACGGTCCGCCAAATCCGCCTCAACATCTAAAAATTGACGGCTTAACGCTGCATGATGTACGTACAGACCAGCAAACATGGACGCAAATCCTCAAAAAAGTCTTATCGGGTAAACCACATCCGGGGACAAGCCTAACAAAAGCAAGCTTCGAGACGCTACTAAAAACCAAAGCCACACAAGCACAAATTTACGTTCTCGAAGAAGGCGGCAGACCAATAGACGAAACAGAAATCAACGATAACCCGGTCTTCGTACTCGGCGACCACGTAGGCTTACCAAAAAGGGTAGAAGGTTTCGCTCTACGCTACGGAGAAAAAATCAGCCTTGGAAAAACACCCTATCTCGCAGCCTCATGCATAACAATAATAAACTACATACTCGACAAAAAACAAAAGTGA
- the thiL gene encoding thiamine-phosphate kinase has translation MDDLKAIGERKIIELILDQLEKMPKMPIPFGDDVSAYPLSNEQLLILKTDMLVDKTDVPLGMSLWQAARKAVIMNISDFAAKGVEPKVILVSLGLPPKLAENDIEEIGAGLNAGAREYGAFIIGGDTNEASDVIISLSVFGIAEKESVMLRSGAEPGDLVAVTGFFGKTSAGLKILLNNLAAPRKIREALVGAVLMPHARLKEGLALSRTRAVTAAIDSSDGLAWSLHEISRTSNVGFLISKLPVAKEVEKFAETSKLDLLDLTLYGGEEYELVLTVKPTLWGRAEKAVEKVGGKLLQIGKVTAEKRIILEINGKRHVIEPRGWEHFRKSNV, from the coding sequence TTGGACGACTTAAAAGCGATTGGAGAGAGAAAAATAATCGAGTTAATTCTAGACCAGCTGGAGAAAATGCCCAAGATGCCTATTCCTTTTGGCGATGACGTCTCCGCATATCCGCTAAGCAACGAGCAACTCTTAATTTTGAAAACAGACATGCTGGTAGACAAAACTGATGTGCCGCTGGGAATGAGTCTTTGGCAAGCGGCACGAAAAGCTGTTATTATGAATATTAGCGATTTCGCCGCAAAAGGTGTGGAACCAAAGGTTATTCTTGTTTCGCTTGGACTGCCCCCGAAACTTGCCGAGAACGACATAGAAGAAATTGGGGCTGGACTTAATGCTGGCGCACGCGAGTACGGCGCATTTATCATTGGAGGAGACACAAACGAGGCTTCAGACGTGATAATCAGTCTCTCAGTTTTTGGAATTGCAGAAAAGGAAAGTGTTATGTTGCGGAGTGGAGCAGAACCTGGAGACCTTGTGGCGGTTACTGGGTTTTTCGGTAAAACTTCTGCTGGTTTGAAGATTCTACTTAACAATCTTGCGGCACCGAGGAAAATTCGTGAGGCTCTTGTTGGAGCGGTTTTGATGCCGCATGCACGATTAAAAGAAGGATTAGCGTTAAGTCGGACAAGGGCGGTTACGGCGGCTATTGATTCAAGCGACGGCTTAGCTTGGAGTTTGCATGAAATTTCAAGGACAAGCAATGTTGGCTTTTTGATAAGCAAGCTTCCAGTAGCCAAAGAAGTGGAAAAGTTTGCGGAAACCAGCAAGCTTGACTTGTTAGATTTGACGCTTTACGGTGGAGAAGAATACGAGCTTGTCTTGACGGTAAAGCCTACGCTTTGGGGTCGAGCAGAAAAAGCTGTTGAGAAGGTTGGTGGAAAGCTTTTGCAAATTGGAAAGGTGACAGCTGAAAAGAGAATTATTTTGGAAATTAACGGAAAAAGGCATGTTATTGAGCCGCGAGGTTGGGAGCACTTTAGAAAAAGTAATGTTTAA
- a CDS encoding MFS transporter, translating into MENEKSQPEQKEVSLKPLYARSVVNSLGAGMVNPFMGAYAIKLGASESDMGWFQSASNISNNVMQVFWGRLSDRIKRRIPFIIAGTLIMSTLWIPMIFVTNATQLILLIAIQALIGSMATPAWTALIGDLVPSAKLGRANASINLWASIGSVIATVASGIVMLSVGGSPQEMMFVPLLIATTCGIISCVAMLRIKEKKNGEKLNLRRQFTSEFLNTLRYTKRNPQFVKYCYVVGVFEFFMSICWPLIARTQVDVLNATMLHIALLSVVQSVVTIAFQGWAGKVTDTIGRKPALLIFRLTLITVPLAYAFVPSIEALIVVGAFWGITMALGNAAVTAYLLDISPEEHRGSFTAVFNLVIGVTTFFGSLLGGYLSAYTVSIFGLVVGLQIVYMVSMGGRIVGALLHFRLKETLEKS; encoded by the coding sequence GTGGAAAACGAAAAAAGTCAGCCGGAGCAAAAAGAAGTAAGCCTCAAGCCACTTTATGCACGTTCTGTAGTGAATTCCCTCGGCGCTGGAATGGTCAACCCTTTCATGGGAGCATACGCCATAAAACTTGGCGCTTCAGAATCAGACATGGGATGGTTCCAATCAGCCTCAAACATCTCAAACAACGTAATGCAAGTCTTCTGGGGACGCCTAAGCGACCGCATCAAACGCCGAATACCCTTCATAATCGCCGGCACCCTCATAATGTCCACCTTATGGATACCAATGATATTCGTAACAAACGCAACCCAGCTAATTCTACTAATCGCAATACAAGCCCTAATCGGTTCGATGGCAACGCCAGCATGGACCGCCCTAATAGGCGATCTGGTGCCATCAGCCAAACTCGGAAGAGCAAACGCTTCAATAAACCTCTGGGCATCAATAGGTAGCGTAATTGCAACAGTCGCCTCTGGAATTGTAATGCTTAGCGTTGGCGGTTCTCCTCAAGAAATGATGTTTGTACCCTTGCTTATTGCAACTACCTGCGGCATAATTTCATGCGTGGCAATGCTTCGAATAAAAGAAAAGAAAAACGGCGAAAAACTGAACTTACGAAGACAATTCACGTCAGAGTTTCTTAACACTTTAAGATATACAAAGAGAAACCCGCAGTTTGTAAAATACTGCTACGTAGTAGGCGTCTTCGAATTTTTCATGTCAATCTGCTGGCCGCTAATCGCAAGAACACAGGTAGATGTTTTAAACGCCACAATGCTACACATAGCGCTGCTTTCAGTCGTGCAATCCGTAGTAACCATAGCCTTTCAAGGTTGGGCTGGAAAAGTAACAGACACTATTGGAAGAAAACCCGCCCTGCTAATATTCAGATTAACCCTCATAACAGTGCCACTTGCCTACGCTTTCGTGCCTAGCATAGAAGCATTAATAGTTGTAGGAGCCTTCTGGGGAATAACCATGGCACTTGGAAATGCTGCAGTCACCGCTTATCTTTTAGACATATCGCCGGAAGAACACCGGGGAAGCTTCACTGCAGTATTCAACCTAGTGATAGGTGTAACAACCTTTTTTGGGTCATTACTCGGCGGATACCTATCCGCGTATACAGTTAGCATTTTTGGTTTAGTCGTTGGGTTGCAAATCGTTTACATGGTCTCTATGGGCGGCAGAATCGTCGGCGCACTACTCCACTTCAGATTGAAAGAGACACTTGAAAAGTCATAA
- a CDS encoding NADH-quinone oxidoreductase subunit N: MIEILDISSPIIVFVVFSLLTIPVVKTVRKRKTGKTTLMLGWFSAIFIIAVISVANLALKYYAQPPPQPFLNLTLTDEPFAMFSTTFLVDAVSIYMAIIFTIVGAMVFMYSLFYINSDEKLSERYYSIILIIIGCVIGTAFAGDLLTLFIFWEATAAGSSFLMLYRKTSRSLHATIKYLIMIIIASAFIIYGLSIVYALTGTLNFWAVKNALMALEDKHLLEIAFIFIVAGYSIEAAVVPFHMWLPDAYAAAPASSSAFLSALVDQGSYYVLLRVLIYILTPSTVLPWTLMLAVLSALTMIVGNLLALTEKNVKRLIANICIADVGYNLVAITSVTSLGIVGNLYFFLIGGITTALAFMTVGILNNMGYETLDDFSGIGRKMPLTSLALLFAAFSFAGVPPLAGFIAKYLVFTSAIEANLSWLAVIGVLTSVIQAAYLLRLINYMYAKKPREEAKIKEPKKLLAVIFILVAAIIVLGLYPTIILDLINPVIQQLPFVP; encoded by the coding sequence ATGATAGAAATCTTGGACATATCTTCACCCATAATTGTTTTCGTCGTGTTTTCGCTTCTAACAATACCAGTAGTTAAAACTGTTCGCAAAAGAAAAACTGGAAAAACTACTCTCATGCTTGGCTGGTTCTCAGCGATATTCATTATTGCAGTCATAAGCGTAGCAAATCTGGCATTGAAATATTATGCGCAACCACCGCCTCAACCATTCCTTAACTTAACATTAACCGATGAACCGTTCGCCATGTTTTCAACAACATTCCTAGTAGACGCAGTATCGATTTACATGGCAATAATCTTCACAATAGTCGGCGCCATGGTTTTCATGTACAGCCTTTTTTACATAAATTCTGATGAAAAACTTTCAGAACGCTACTATTCAATTATACTAATAATCATCGGCTGCGTAATAGGAACAGCGTTCGCTGGCGACCTCTTAACACTCTTTATTTTTTGGGAAGCCACAGCAGCAGGCTCAAGCTTCCTAATGCTATATCGGAAAACATCTAGGTCTTTGCATGCCACCATAAAATACTTGATCATGATAATAATTGCTTCAGCCTTCATAATCTATGGACTTTCAATAGTCTACGCTCTCACGGGCACACTTAACTTCTGGGCAGTGAAAAACGCGTTAATGGCTCTTGAAGATAAGCACCTACTTGAAATAGCCTTCATTTTCATCGTAGCAGGCTACTCAATCGAGGCTGCTGTCGTGCCCTTCCATATGTGGTTGCCAGACGCCTACGCTGCAGCTCCAGCATCCTCTTCAGCCTTCTTGTCAGCACTTGTCGATCAAGGAAGCTACTATGTTTTGCTAAGAGTCCTCATCTACATTTTGACGCCTTCCACAGTCCTACCTTGGACCCTTATGCTTGCAGTTTTGTCTGCGTTAACAATGATAGTGGGTAACTTGCTGGCGTTAACTGAAAAAAACGTTAAGCGTTTAATAGCGAATATATGCATTGCAGATGTAGGCTATAATCTTGTAGCAATAACCAGCGTGACATCGCTTGGAATAGTGGGTAACCTCTACTTCTTCCTTATCGGAGGAATAACCACAGCGCTTGCCTTCATGACTGTTGGAATTTTAAACAATATGGGATATGAGACTTTAGACGATTTTTCAGGGATAGGGAGAAAAATGCCGCTTACAAGTTTAGCATTACTTTTCGCCGCCTTTTCTTTTGCAGGAGTCCCACCTCTCGCTGGTTTTATTGCAAAATATTTAGTTTTTACATCTGCAATAGAGGCAAATCTAAGCTGGTTAGCTGTGATAGGTGTTTTAACCAGCGTAATTCAAGCTGCATACTTGTTGAGATTAATCAATTACATGTACGCGAAAAAACCGCGAGAAGAAGCAAAAATTAAAGAGCCCAAAAAACTCCTTGCAGTAATTTTCATTCTTGTTGCAGCAATAATTGTTTTAGGATTATATCCAACAATCATTTTAGACCTTATCAACCCGGTAATACAGCAACTTCCGTTCGTGCCATGA
- the amrS gene encoding AmmeMemoRadiSam system radical SAM enzyme: MPDLTSYPTVRKALFYEKLHDDAVRCSLCERKCEIRLGSKGFCRTRMNIDGELFTLVYGDVSAVESRPIEIKPFFHYWPGSTALTFSTWSCNLNCVWCQNFHLSKLEPDPAKAVFYSPEKMVELAIYNGDVGLCASFQEPTLLSEWMIPLFKYGKEKGVKYCCYVSNGYMTLEALKALSEAGLDGLKIDIKGDAKVYEKYCGGAEVDKIWRNAREAKKLGLHVEIVNLVVRDVNDDDVSLQWVIERHLKEVGAETPLHFTRYFPAYKFDNPPTKVEILEKAYELAKKAGVLYPYIGNVGGHRYENTYCPNCGEKLIQRYEYYVLQYKITKEKKCPKCATFIPITGEYCGKQERPAYLL, encoded by the coding sequence ATGCCAGATTTAACTAGTTACCCAACTGTTCGCAAAGCACTTTTTTATGAAAAACTCCATGATGATGCTGTCAGATGTAGCCTCTGCGAAAGAAAGTGTGAGATTCGCCTCGGCTCGAAAGGTTTCTGCAGAACCCGAATGAACATCGATGGAGAGTTATTCACGCTTGTTTATGGCGACGTAAGTGCAGTTGAGAGCCGTCCAATAGAAATCAAGCCTTTCTTTCATTATTGGCCAGGGTCGACAGCCCTCACTTTTTCAACATGGTCTTGTAATTTGAATTGTGTTTGGTGTCAAAATTTTCACTTGTCAAAGTTGGAGCCAGACCCTGCTAAAGCGGTTTTTTATTCGCCGGAGAAAATGGTTGAGTTAGCCATTTATAATGGTGATGTTGGTTTGTGTGCAAGTTTTCAAGAGCCAACGCTTCTTTCTGAGTGGATGATTCCGCTTTTTAAATATGGTAAAGAAAAGGGCGTAAAATATTGTTGTTATGTTTCAAATGGTTACATGACGCTAGAGGCTCTGAAGGCGCTTTCTGAAGCGGGGTTGGATGGACTAAAAATCGACATAAAAGGCGATGCTAAGGTTTATGAGAAATATTGCGGAGGCGCAGAAGTAGATAAGATTTGGAGAAATGCGCGAGAAGCCAAAAAGTTAGGGTTGCATGTTGAAATTGTTAATTTGGTTGTTAGAGACGTTAATGATGACGACGTGAGTTTGCAGTGGGTTATTGAGAGGCATTTAAAAGAGGTTGGCGCTGAAACACCCTTGCATTTTACGCGTTATTTCCCTGCTTACAAGTTTGATAATCCGCCGACAAAAGTTGAGATTTTGGAGAAAGCTTATGAATTGGCGAAGAAGGCTGGCGTGCTTTATCCTTACATTGGCAATGTTGGTGGGCATAGGTACGAAAATACTTATTGTCCTAACTGCGGAGAGAAGCTTATTCAGAGATATGAATACTATGTGTTGCAGTACAAAATTACCAAAGAAAAGAAATGTCCCAAATGCGCAACTTTTATTCCGATAACGGGGGAATACTGCGGTAAACAAGAGCGCCCCGCGTATCTTTTATGA
- a CDS encoding NADH-quinone oxidoreductase subunit M — translation MENTLLLTLLLPTLAVPFVYLLGRKSSKTAAFLVALICIINIAVLSTTVPSILNGADHKYVESYYWIPVLHSSFTLFVDGISFSMAIITLILILTATLFSINYMQERKGLAEYYALLTLLSIGLVGVFITSNLMLFYFCWELMLVPTYFIIGGWGYREPYRAAFKFFIFTHAGAVFVLLGIGAIFMVTGDLDMFQAQTALMTANPELVKWILLSLTAGFAVKMAAVPVHMWLPDAHSEAPAPMSALLSGVIISAGAYAILRVSLGTVFPAVMATDFGSLFLHGLTIFGILSAFFGSLIALVETDIKRIIAYSSIAHMGYVLFGLSLFPFQEAITGTVLHLINHAVSKGLLFLSAGAVMKQLEIRDIREMGGLAGQMPITATSSTTAALSIAGIPPFACFISEFLIFVGAFQTINNDNFYLIPTALMLIATVLSLAYALRFVGHVFLGSAKHEKITDVPFFMKLAMIILTAFVIVLGIWPTFFIQLITSVTFI, via the coding sequence ATGGAAAACACACTTTTATTAACACTGCTTCTACCAACTTTGGCTGTTCCATTCGTTTATTTGTTAGGTAGAAAATCTTCCAAAACAGCCGCCTTCCTGGTTGCTTTAATATGCATAATCAACATAGCAGTGCTTTCTACAACCGTGCCATCCATTCTCAACGGCGCAGACCACAAATATGTCGAATCTTACTATTGGATTCCCGTTCTCCACTCTTCTTTCACGCTTTTTGTTGACGGAATCAGTTTCTCAATGGCAATCATAACCCTAATACTCATTTTAACAGCCACGCTTTTCTCGATAAATTACATGCAAGAAAGAAAAGGACTCGCTGAATACTATGCTCTTTTAACATTACTCTCCATAGGTCTCGTCGGCGTCTTCATCACATCAAACCTCATGCTCTTCTACTTCTGCTGGGAACTAATGCTCGTCCCAACCTACTTCATAATAGGCGGATGGGGCTACAGAGAACCATACAGAGCCGCCTTCAAATTCTTCATATTCACACACGCAGGCGCAGTCTTCGTCCTCTTAGGCATAGGCGCAATATTCATGGTTACAGGAGACTTAGACATGTTTCAAGCACAAACCGCACTAATGACTGCTAATCCAGAACTTGTAAAATGGATTTTACTGTCTCTCACAGCAGGCTTTGCAGTTAAAATGGCTGCTGTTCCAGTTCACATGTGGTTGCCAGACGCACACTCTGAAGCCCCAGCGCCAATGTCTGCACTTCTAAGCGGAGTCATAATCAGCGCCGGCGCTTACGCAATACTCCGTGTATCATTGGGAACAGTTTTTCCAGCCGTCATGGCAACAGACTTCGGAAGCCTTTTCCTGCACGGACTAACGATTTTCGGAATTTTATCCGCCTTCTTCGGCTCATTAATCGCTTTGGTGGAAACAGACATAAAACGAATAATCGCGTATTCGAGCATAGCACACATGGGCTACGTTCTCTTCGGGCTTTCTCTTTTTCCATTCCAAGAAGCCATAACTGGAACAGTCTTACATTTGATAAATCACGCGGTAAGCAAAGGCTTGCTCTTTTTGTCAGCTGGAGCAGTTATGAAGCAACTCGAAATTCGAGACATTCGCGAAATGGGTGGACTTGCTGGGCAAATGCCAATCACAGCTACATCTTCAACCACTGCAGCATTAAGCATCGCTGGAATACCACCATTCGCATGTTTCATCAGCGAATTTCTAATCTTTGTGGGAGCATTCCAAACAATCAACAACGACAACTTCTACCTTATACCAACAGCACTAATGCTAATAGCCACAGTTTTATCCCTAGCCTACGCCCTAAGATTCGTAGGTCACGTTTTTCTCGGCTCAGCAAAACATGAAAAAATAACAGACGTTCCATTCTTTATGAAATTAGCCATGATTATTTTGACGGCATTCGTCATCGTTCTTGGCATATGGCCGACATTTTTCATACAACTCATCACGAGCGTGACCTTCATTTAG